A portion of the Actinomycetes bacterium genome contains these proteins:
- a CDS encoding ferredoxin translates to MTALAQLRVDPIACDGRGLCAELLPEVIALDDWGFPMIRDGDLPAALREQALEVVRLCPKLALSLEHSSIR, encoded by the coding sequence ATGACAGCCCTCGCCCAGCTTCGCGTCGACCCGATCGCTTGCGATGGACGAGGGCTCTGCGCCGAGCTTCTTCCGGAGGTCATCGCCCTCGACGACTGGGGCTTCCCGATGATCCGTGACGGCGACCTGCCCGCCGCCCTTCGAGAACAGGCCCTGGAGGTAGTACGGCTCTGTCCCAAGCTCGCCCTGTCGCTGGAACATTCCTCCATTCGGTAG
- a CDS encoding YdeI/OmpD-associated family protein, translated as MSQRTGTAIRFAARLDRIDSSTIVRLPKQASGRLPSRGQVAVQGTVNGHEFLTVLEPDGQAGHWMKVPQELQDVADIGAGDVVNLELGATRDWPEPDVPSDLATALATAPQQIRDLWHGITPMARWEWVRWVNATANPVTRQRRVDVSISKMDSGKRRPCCFDLSACTDPAVSKNGKLRGAT; from the coding sequence GTGAGTCAGAGGACCGGGACGGCGATTCGGTTCGCGGCCAGGCTGGACCGCATCGATTCATCGACCATCGTGCGGTTGCCGAAACAGGCGAGCGGGCGCTTGCCCTCGCGCGGGCAGGTGGCCGTCCAGGGAACGGTCAATGGCCATGAATTCCTGACGGTGCTGGAGCCAGACGGCCAAGCGGGCCACTGGATGAAGGTTCCACAAGAACTACAGGACGTCGCTGACATAGGCGCCGGCGACGTCGTCAACCTCGAACTCGGGGCAACTCGAGACTGGCCGGAGCCGGACGTGCCATCAGACCTGGCAACCGCCCTGGCGACAGCGCCTCAGCAGATCCGAGACCTGTGGCACGGCATCACGCCGATGGCGCGTTGGGAGTGGGTGCGCTGGGTCAACGCGACCGCAAACCCGGTAACGCGCCAGCGGCGAGTCGACGTGAGCATCTCCAAGATGGACAGCGGCAAGCGGCGGCCGTGCTGCTTCGACCTGTCCGCCTGCACGGACCCAGCAGTGTCCAAGAACGGCAAGCTTCGCGGCGCAACGTGA